In Armatimonadota bacterium, the following proteins share a genomic window:
- a CDS encoding dihydroorotase: MRTVFRNGRILDPSQELDVVGTVVVEDGQVLDLGEDIEVGDFDELYDCEGLWIVPGLVDLHAHLREPGEERRETIKTGTQAAAAGGFTTICCMPNTSPPLDAPSLVDFIMDKAASPEAGGTFVQPIGALTKGLEGRELADLAALKKAGVAAVSDEGGPIQDASVMMRAMEFCLQLDLPIMVHSEDLTLSEGGSMNDGPTSAMLGLTGIPRSAEEIMIMRNGVLALNTGCRVHFMRLSTWGGVEMVRQFKYLGAPVTCEVCPPHLTLTDEHVGEFDPIFKTTPPLRTEVDIDILMQGLADGTIDAIASDHSPYAPFEVEVPFEDAPMGMSTLESTLGIVLTHVTHKGILSPLETIRKLSTAPAEILNLDAGSLVPGKTPVAQITVIDPNVEWVFDATRTFSLGKNSPFHGWALRGKAVVTYCGVEVYRDPLFAEERYALSLA; the protein is encoded by the coding sequence ATGAGGACGGTTTTCCGCAACGGTCGGATATTGGATCCGTCGCAAGAACTTGATGTCGTCGGCACGGTAGTCGTCGAAGACGGCCAAGTCTTGGATTTGGGCGAAGACATCGAAGTCGGGGATTTTGACGAGCTTTACGACTGCGAGGGCCTTTGGATCGTTCCGGGTCTTGTCGATCTCCATGCCCACCTCCGCGAACCGGGCGAAGAGCGCCGGGAGACGATCAAAACCGGCACACAGGCCGCTGCGGCGGGCGGTTTCACGACGATCTGTTGCATGCCAAACACGTCACCGCCCCTGGACGCCCCCAGCCTGGTGGATTTCATCATGGACAAAGCGGCCAGCCCGGAAGCGGGGGGCACGTTCGTCCAGCCCATCGGCGCGCTCACGAAAGGATTGGAAGGCCGAGAACTCGCTGACCTCGCTGCCTTGAAGAAGGCTGGTGTCGCGGCGGTAAGCGACGAAGGCGGCCCCATCCAAGATGCCAGCGTGATGATGCGGGCGATGGAATTCTGCCTGCAGCTCGACCTGCCGATCATGGTGCATTCCGAAGACCTGACGCTCAGCGAGGGCGGCAGCATGAACGACGGCCCCACAAGCGCGATGCTCGGCTTAACCGGCATCCCTCGCAGTGCCGAAGAAATCATGATCATGCGCAATGGGGTGCTGGCGCTCAACACCGGGTGCCGGGTTCACTTTATGCGGCTGAGCACTTGGGGCGGGGTCGAAATGGTTCGCCAATTCAAGTATTTGGGGGCTCCGGTGACTTGCGAAGTCTGCCCTCCGCACCTGACGCTGACGGATGAGCACGTCGGCGAATTCGACCCGATCTTCAAAACAACTCCGCCGCTGCGCACAGAAGTGGATATCGACATCTTGATGCAAGGCCTGGCCGATGGGACGATCGATGCGATTGCCAGCGACCACTCGCCCTATGCCCCATTTGAAGTCGAAGTGCCGTTTGAAGATGCGCCGATGGGCATGTCCACGTTGGAATCCACCCTTGGCATCGTGCTCACCCACGTCACACACAAAGGGATCCTCAGCCCGCTCGAGACGATCCGTAAACTCAGCACCGCCCCGGCCGAGATTTTGAATCTGGATGCCGGGAGCCTTGTGCCCGGAAAAACTCCGGTTGCCCAAATCACGGTGATCGATCCGAATGTGGAATGGGTTTTTGATGCGACCCGCACTTTTTCGCTGGGCAAAAACTCCCCGTTCCACGGCTGGGCGCTCCGCGGCAAGGCGGTTGTGACGTACTGTGGGGTGGAGGTGTACCGCGATCCGTTGTTCGCCGAGGAGCGCTATGCGCTGTCGCTGGCTTAG
- a CDS encoding VOC family protein, with the protein MPAPKLSHVHLKVNKLEGMAAFYQEVFDMNVTEDLGAFLFLSNDTAHHRLALQESATGFNPSAQKLYHVAFEVEGESEFFAFAKRLDSLGIECHPVDHGISWALYFADPEGNGLELFLDRRAAPGGSETWAGVSRRLVLPGT; encoded by the coding sequence ATGCCCGCTCCCAAACTTTCCCACGTCCACCTCAAAGTCAACAAACTCGAAGGAATGGCTGCGTTCTATCAGGAGGTGTTTGATATGAATGTCACCGAGGACTTGGGCGCCTTCCTGTTTTTGAGCAACGACACAGCCCACCACCGGCTTGCCCTGCAAGAAAGCGCCACCGGCTTCAACCCTTCGGCTCAGAAGCTCTACCACGTGGCTTTTGAAGTCGAGGGCGAATCCGAGTTTTTTGCCTTCGCCAAACGCTTGGATTCACTGGGGATTGAATGCCACCCAGTTGACCACGGCATCAGCTGGGCCCTCTACTTTGCTGACCCGGAAGGCAACGGCTTGGAACTGTTTTTGGATCGGAGAGCCGCTCCGGGCGGTTCGGAAACATGGGCAGGCGTCAGCCGCCGCCTTGTCCTTCCTGGCACTTGA
- a CDS encoding DM13 domain-containing protein: protein MPTRKQTIALIAAVPLAIAGWAAFRPELLFVNQTVSEKLPVSTSGAANIIASGTFESYAHETKGIAELVSAEGKTFVNLKDFHTSNGPDVHVYLVKADNGTPDAVNKNGFIDLGSIKGNIGDQHYEIPSGTDLSQYRGVSIWCKRFFVGFGGAGLKELAPADSGKRRTSLQVSSQLIGLPATITVTSGKVQGTSSFAGKAAIIEVDNKRYLQTDFSKAAAGNFELRLVKKETLSVGPFPKDTPFEALGAPKKGKSKVGISKSLDAWLYRSVAIVDTKANKVVGFVLLRSEQEQKHTSIDSFLNLA from the coding sequence ATGCCCACGCGCAAACAAACAATCGCCCTCATCGCTGCCGTCCCCCTGGCCATCGCCGGGTGGGCCGCCTTCCGGCCCGAACTGCTGTTTGTCAATCAAACAGTGAGCGAAAAACTCCCGGTCTCCACCTCCGGGGCCGCAAACATCATCGCCAGCGGCACTTTTGAAAGTTATGCCCACGAAACCAAAGGCATTGCCGAACTGGTCTCTGCCGAAGGCAAAACATTTGTCAACCTCAAAGACTTCCACACTTCCAACGGCCCCGACGTCCACGTCTACTTGGTTAAAGCCGACAACGGCACCCCGGACGCGGTAAACAAGAACGGGTTCATCGACCTGGGCAGCATCAAAGGGAACATCGGGGACCAGCATTACGAAATCCCCAGCGGCACCGACCTCAGCCAATACCGGGGAGTCTCGATCTGGTGCAAGCGATTCTTCGTCGGATTTGGCGGTGCCGGCTTAAAGGAATTGGCCCCTGCCGACTCTGGCAAACGCCGCACCAGCCTCCAGGTTTCCAGCCAGTTGATCGGCCTCCCTGCCACGATCACCGTCACGTCCGGCAAAGTCCAGGGCACCAGCTCGTTTGCCGGCAAGGCCGCGATCATCGAAGTCGACAACAAGCGCTACCTGCAAACCGACTTTTCCAAAGCCGCCGCCGGGAACTTTGAACTCCGGCTGGTCAAAAAGGAAACGCTTAGCGTCGGCCCCTTCCCCAAAGACACGCCATTTGAAGCCCTTGGGGCCCCGAAAAAGGGCAAATCCAAAGTCGGGATTTCCAAGTCGCTCGACGCCTGGCTCTACCGCTCGGTCGCGATTGTGGACACCAAAGCCAACAAGGTCGTCGGCTTTGTCCTGCTCCGATCGGAACAAGAGCAGAAGCACACATCCATCGATTCGTTCCTCAACCTCGCCTAA
- a CDS encoding sigma-70 family RNA polymerase sigma factor → MPNNRPEKPKVGDALQQNLEILYRIARRLAGNDADAEDLVSQTIGIAFANWDKFDGRHPKSWLITILRNEFFQSVRKQKRRGESQLDDAAEPATENFWQAVDHKFEVERIFEAVDSLADDYREVITLCDIEEVNYDEAADILGVPIGTIKSRLFRARKQVRAKLYSLSLL, encoded by the coding sequence ATGCCGAATAACCGCCCCGAAAAGCCCAAAGTTGGCGACGCCCTGCAGCAGAACCTGGAGATCCTTTACCGAATCGCCCGACGGTTGGCCGGGAACGATGCCGACGCCGAAGACCTGGTCAGCCAAACCATTGGGATCGCCTTTGCCAATTGGGACAAATTCGATGGACGCCACCCCAAAAGTTGGCTCATCACAATCCTCCGCAACGAATTCTTCCAATCCGTCCGCAAACAAAAACGGCGCGGTGAATCCCAGCTCGATGATGCCGCCGAACCCGCCACCGAAAATTTCTGGCAAGCCGTGGACCACAAATTCGAAGTCGAAAGGATCTTTGAAGCCGTCGACTCCCTTGCCGACGATTACCGCGAAGTCATCACCCTTTGCGATATCGAAGAAGTCAACTATGATGAAGCCGCAGACATCCTCGGAGTCCCGATTGGCACCATCAAAAGCCGCTTGTTCCGCGCTCGCAAACAGGTCCGCGCCAAGCTCTATTCACTCAGCCTACTTTAA
- the rnhC gene encoding ribonuclease HIII, with the protein MGSGARIGVDESGKGDYFGPLVIAACFVAPWHEAVLDGVMDSKKLTDKKALSLAETIKANCPHSVIAVGPERYNEMHAKMRNLNRILEWGHAKAIENVLGLEGVEADLAISDQFANPAGLKRVLALKGLAIKLESRVRAESDLAVAAASVLARAEFLKRLETLGEGIGVPLLKGAGPGVDQLAKNIVQQQGATVLAKIAKLHFKTTEKVLGRTGD; encoded by the coding sequence ATGGGGTCGGGCGCACGGATCGGGGTCGATGAAAGTGGGAAGGGAGACTACTTTGGCCCTCTCGTCATTGCCGCTTGCTTTGTGGCGCCATGGCACGAAGCCGTTTTGGATGGGGTCATGGACTCCAAAAAGTTAACGGACAAAAAGGCCCTTTCCCTGGCGGAAACCATCAAAGCCAACTGCCCGCATTCGGTAATCGCGGTCGGGCCAGAACGATACAACGAGATGCACGCCAAAATGCGCAACCTCAACCGGATTCTGGAGTGGGGCCATGCCAAAGCGATAGAAAACGTGCTGGGGTTGGAGGGGGTCGAAGCCGACTTGGCGATCAGCGACCAATTTGCCAACCCTGCCGGGCTCAAGCGAGTTTTGGCTCTCAAAGGGCTTGCCATTAAGCTGGAAAGCCGGGTGCGGGCCGAATCGGACCTTGCGGTGGCGGCGGCAAGTGTGTTGGCCCGGGCCGAATTCTTGAAGCGGCTTGAAACCCTGGGGGAAGGGATCGGCGTCCCGCTATTGAAGGGCGCCGGTCCAGGGGTGGATCAGCTCGCCAAGAACATCGTGCAGCAACAAGGGGCAACGGTTTTGGCAAAGATTGCCAAGCTCCACTTCAAAACCACGGAAAAAGTGCTGGGTCGGACGGGTGATTGA
- the pyrR gene encoding bifunctional pyr operon transcriptional regulator/uracil phosphoribosyltransferase PyrR has product MPEELLDAAGMRRTLSRLAHEILDGNGGAEELAVVGILRRGYPVAKQLAFLMTQAEGVTIPCGKLDARPYRDDLTESIEGDQTEIPFQVNGRRVVLVDEVLFTGRTVRAALEGVMHYGRPKTVQFATLIDRGHRELPIQADYIGRRVETERGDFIAVKLNEFDGEDSVILMRESEMGAMR; this is encoded by the coding sequence ATGCCGGAGGAATTGCTGGATGCCGCGGGGATGCGCCGCACCCTGTCCCGGTTGGCGCACGAGATCTTGGATGGGAACGGCGGCGCCGAAGAGTTGGCCGTGGTTGGGATCCTCCGCCGGGGTTACCCGGTTGCCAAGCAGTTGGCTTTTTTGATGACCCAAGCCGAAGGGGTGACCATCCCCTGCGGCAAGCTCGACGCCCGCCCTTACCGCGACGACCTCACCGAATCCATCGAGGGTGACCAGACCGAAATCCCGTTCCAAGTGAACGGCCGGAGGGTTGTCTTGGTTGATGAGGTGTTGTTCACGGGCCGGACGGTTCGGGCGGCTTTGGAAGGCGTGATGCATTACGGGCGGCCCAAGACCGTCCAATTCGCAACCTTGATCGACCGGGGCCACCGGGAACTCCCCATCCAGGCCGATTACATCGGACGGCGGGTCGAGACGGAGCGGGGGGACTTCATTGCGGTCAAACTGAATGAGTTCGATGGAGAGGACAGCGTGATTTTGATGCGGGAATCCGAGATGGGGGCAATGCGATGA
- a CDS encoding hemolysin III family protein — protein MARIREPFNAISHLVGAVLMGIGTVVLVFGAVPNPVAIAAFAVFGLAGIFMFTSSALYHWLRLDHQWLQRMDHSAIYVMIAGSYTPICLLALPKPQGYIVIALQWSLALFGVVVSAVRDRTPTWLRLTLYLVMGWMLVAVFGPLVQSVTPAAVAWVVAGGLCYTAGAVVYGTKRPKLWPGRFSSHELWHLFVLGGAGCHFATMVCLAR, from the coding sequence ATGGCCCGCATCCGTGAACCGTTCAACGCCATTTCCCATCTTGTCGGGGCGGTGCTGATGGGAATTGGAACCGTGGTGCTCGTCTTTGGGGCTGTGCCGAACCCGGTCGCGATCGCCGCGTTCGCCGTTTTTGGGTTGGCGGGCATTTTCATGTTCACCTCCAGTGCGCTCTACCACTGGCTGCGCCTAGACCATCAATGGCTCCAGCGCATGGATCACAGCGCGATTTATGTGATGATCGCCGGATCCTACACGCCGATCTGCCTTTTGGCATTGCCCAAACCCCAAGGTTACATCGTGATTGCTTTGCAATGGAGCCTTGCACTCTTCGGAGTGGTTGTTTCCGCCGTCCGCGACAGAACTCCGACGTGGCTCCGGCTCACGCTCTATCTCGTGATGGGATGGATGCTGGTTGCGGTTTTTGGCCCCCTCGTCCAATCCGTTACGCCGGCCGCCGTCGCATGGGTCGTCGCCGGAGGGCTTTGCTACACGGCTGGGGCCGTGGTCTATGGCACCAAGCGCCCCAAGCTTTGGCCCGGCAGATTTTCGTCTCACGAGCTGTGGCACCTGTTTGTGCTCGGCGGGGCCGGGTGCCACTTCGCGACGATGGTTTGTCTGGCCCGCTAG
- a CDS encoding aspartate carbamoyltransferase catalytic subunit: MSRSLIAIRHMDPSEILGLVELGRSFKEAVESGRPVDAGRRRTVGLLFFENSTRTRVSFEQACNYLDFRYVNFGGSGSSMNKGESLKDTILTLKHERLEAVVMRHRSSGSAQLGQGYFGGPLINAGDGQHEHPTQALGDAMTVLERKGRLNGLKIAIVGDVMHSRVARSNGWLFSKLGCDVRYVGPRTLMPTAMSKLPGEVFYDLRTGISGADVVMCLRLQRERMTDGRLSSIGEFRRLYQVNRQTLKWAADDAIVMHPGPLNRGVEVDDLTADGPMSVISNQVTNGVFVRMAALKWVFEGGMNG, encoded by the coding sequence ATGAGCCGGAGTTTGATCGCGATCCGGCATATGGATCCCTCCGAGATCTTGGGATTAGTGGAGCTGGGCCGCAGCTTCAAAGAGGCAGTGGAATCGGGTCGGCCGGTCGATGCAGGTCGACGCCGGACAGTGGGACTGCTGTTCTTCGAAAATTCCACGCGAACCCGTGTGAGCTTTGAGCAAGCGTGCAACTATCTGGATTTCCGCTATGTGAACTTTGGGGGCAGCGGATCCTCGATGAACAAGGGCGAGAGTCTGAAGGACACGATCCTAACGCTTAAGCACGAGCGGTTGGAGGCCGTGGTGATGCGCCACCGGTCCAGCGGGAGCGCGCAGTTGGGCCAAGGGTACTTTGGCGGGCCGCTGATCAATGCGGGCGATGGCCAGCACGAGCACCCGACCCAGGCCCTGGGCGACGCGATGACGGTTTTGGAGCGCAAGGGCCGTCTGAACGGTCTGAAAATCGCAATTGTCGGCGATGTGATGCACAGCCGAGTGGCCCGCAGTAACGGCTGGCTTTTTTCAAAATTGGGCTGCGATGTGCGCTATGTCGGCCCCCGCACCTTGATGCCAACCGCGATGTCCAAACTCCCCGGGGAAGTGTTCTATGACTTGAGGACCGGGATCAGCGGAGCGGATGTGGTCATGTGCCTGCGCCTGCAGCGGGAACGGATGACCGATGGCCGCCTGAGCTCCATCGGCGAATTCCGGCGGCTTTACCAAGTCAACCGGCAAACTCTGAAGTGGGCCGCCGACGACGCCATCGTGATGCACCCAGGCCCCTTGAACCGGGGGGTCGAGGTGGACGACCTGACCGCCGACGGGCCGATGAGTGTGATTTCCAACCAGGTGACGAATGGGGTCTTTGTGAGGATGGCCGCCTTGAAATGGGTTTTTGAAGGAGGGATGAACGGATGA
- a CDS encoding DoxX family protein: MRELVHKLTQTSARADLAIARLGLGIVILPHGLQKLTGAFGGYGFQATVQTFNDKMGIPPLLAILAILAESFGALFLVLGLFGRLSALAIGFTMLVAALTVHAQNGFFMNWFGTQKGEGLEYFVLAIALAAAVVAGGSGAWSADRVIAEKTDPSK, encoded by the coding sequence ATGCGCGAACTCGTCCACAAACTCACTCAAACCTCTGCCCGTGCCGACCTCGCCATTGCCCGCCTCGGACTCGGCATCGTCATCTTGCCCCACGGCCTGCAAAAACTTACCGGCGCGTTTGGCGGTTACGGTTTCCAGGCCACGGTGCAGACCTTTAACGACAAAATGGGCATCCCGCCTTTGCTCGCTATCCTGGCGATCTTGGCCGAAAGCTTTGGCGCGCTCTTCCTCGTTCTCGGGCTCTTTGGGCGGTTGAGCGCGCTAGCCATTGGATTCACGATGCTTGTTGCCGCATTGACCGTCCACGCGCAGAACGGGTTCTTTATGAACTGGTTTGGCACTCAAAAGGGCGAAGGGCTGGAATACTTTGTCCTTGCCATCGCTTTGGCCGCCGCAGTCGTCGCAGGTGGTTCCGGGGCGTGGTCGGCGGACCGGGTCATCGCCGAAAAGACAGACCCGTCAAAGTAA
- a CDS encoding winged helix-turn-helix transcriptional regulator, with product MPPIDWRKNAWISILCAYEVLYKEINKSMVAAGCVDLATYDALLHLEEAGSSGVDMGTLSDRVLLSISGVSRLVARLERDGLVSVCRSAENHRVKLVRATEKGLQARVAAWEVYRGLIDQHVGLVIDDREAEQVAQILGRVVPSCALVGWSGPKPQIKCQEGQGGG from the coding sequence ATGCCCCCAATCGACTGGCGCAAAAACGCTTGGATCTCGATCCTCTGCGCCTATGAGGTGCTCTACAAGGAGATCAACAAATCCATGGTTGCCGCTGGGTGCGTCGACCTCGCCACTTACGACGCCTTGCTCCATTTAGAAGAGGCCGGTTCATCAGGCGTGGATATGGGCACGTTGTCCGACCGGGTTCTCCTGTCGATTAGCGGAGTTTCGCGCCTGGTGGCGAGGTTGGAACGAGATGGCTTGGTATCAGTCTGCCGCTCGGCAGAGAACCACCGCGTCAAGCTAGTGAGGGCCACCGAGAAGGGATTGCAAGCTCGCGTTGCGGCTTGGGAGGTGTACCGGGGGTTGATCGACCAGCATGTGGGTTTGGTGATTGACGACAGAGAAGCCGAGCAAGTCGCGCAAATTTTGGGACGAGTGGTGCCGTCCTGCGCTTTGGTTGGGTGGAGCGGCCCCAAACCACAGATCAAGTGCCAGGAAGGACAAGGCGGCGGCTGA